The following are from one region of the Mustela lutreola isolate mMusLut2 chromosome 9, mMusLut2.pri, whole genome shotgun sequence genome:
- the PAX8 gene encoding paired box protein Pax-8 isoform X5 translates to MPHNSIRSAVPGTTVFLGHGGLNQLGGAFVNGRPLPEVVRQRIVDLAHQGVRPCDISRQLRVSHGCVSKILGSRYYETGSIRPGVIGGSKPKVATPKVVEKIGDYKRQNPTMFAWEIRDRLLAEGVCDNDTVPSVSSINRIIRTKVQQPFNLPMDSCVATKSLSPGHTLIPSSAVTPPESPQSDSLGSTYSINGLLGIAQPGSDSKRKMDDSDQDSCRLSIDSQSSSSGPRKHLRTDAFSQHHLEPLECPFERQHYPEAYASPSHTKGEQVSSQGLYPLPLLNSAALDDGKATLTPSNTPLGRNLSTHQTYPVVADPHSPFAIKQETPEVSSSSSTPSSLSSSAFLDLQQVGSGVPAGASVPPFNAFPHAASVYGQFTGQALLSGREMVGPTLPGYPPHIPTSGQGSYASSAIAGMVAGSEYSGNAYSHTPYSSYGEAWRFPNSSLLSSPYYYSSTSRPSAPPTTATAFDHL, encoded by the exons CTGTTCCTGGGACTACTGTCTTCTTAGGCCACGGAGGGCTGAACCAGCTGGGAGGAGCCTTTGTGAACGGCCGACCCCTGCCGGAAGTGGTGCGTCAACGCATCGTGGACCTGGCCCACCAGGGCGTGCGGCCCTGTGACATCTCCCGCCAGCTCCGAGTCAGCCATGGCTGTGTCAGCAAAATCCTCGGCAG TAGGTACTACGAGACTGGCAGCATCCGGCCTGGAGTGATAGGGGGCTCCAAGCCCAAGGTGGCCACCCCCAAGGTGGTGGAGAAGATTGGAGACTACAAGCGGCAGAACCCCACCATGTTTGCCTGGGAGATCCGAGACCGGCTCCTGGCGGAGGGTGTCTGTGACAATGACACTGTGCCCAGTGTCAGCTCCATCAATAG AATCATCCGGACCAAAGTGCAGCAACCGTTCAACCTCCCCATGGACAGCTGCGTGGCCACCAAGTCCCTGAGCCCAGGACATACGCTGA TCCCCAGCTCGGCTGTAACCCCCCCAGAGTCACCCCAGTCAGACTCTCTGGGCTCCACCTACTCCATCAACGGGCTCCTGGGGATCGCTCAGCCGGGCAGCGACAGCAAGAGGAAAATGGACGACA GTGACCAGGACAGCTGCCGGCTGAGCATCGACTCCCAGAGCAGCAGCAGCGGGCCCCGCAAGCACCTGCGCACGGACGCCTTCAGCCAGCACCACCTGGAGCCGCTCGAGTGCCCCTTTGAGCGGCAGCACTACCCGGAGGCCTATGCCTCCCCCAGCCACACCAAAGGCGAGCAGGTGAGCAGCCAG GGTCTCTACCCGCTGCCCTTGCTCAACAGCGCCGCCCTGGACGACGGCAAGGCCACCCTGACCCCTTCCAACACACCCTTGGGGCGCAACCTCTCGACTCACCAGACCTACCCGGTGGTGGCAG ATCCTCATTCACCCTTCGCCATAAAGCAGGAAACCCCCGAGGTGTCCAGTTCTAGCTCCACCCCTTCCTCTTTATCTAGCTCCGCCTTTTTGGATCTGCAGCAAGTCGGCTCCGGGGTCCCAGCCGGTGCCTCGGTCCCGCCCTTCAATGCCTTTCCCCATGCTGCCTCCGTGTACGGGCAGTTCACGGGCCAGGCCCTCCTCTCAG GGAGAGAGATGGTGGGACCCACACTGCCCGGATACCCACCCCACATCCCCACCAGTGGACAGGGCAGCTATGCCTCTTCTGCCATCGCGGGCATGGTGGCAG GAAGCGAATACTCTGGCAATGCCTACAGCCACACCCCGTACTCCTCCTACGGCGAGGCCTGGCGCTTCCCCAACTCCAGCTTGCTGA GTTCCCCGTATTATTACAGTTCCACATCAAGGCCAAGTGCGCCACCCACCACCGCCACGGCCTTTGACCATCTGTAG
- the PAX8 gene encoding paired box protein Pax-8 isoform X1 — translation MEPLRLLALQDSEEPMFSPSPPAHQPLVSPGVQTGFRTRPHLTSGHGGLNQLGGAFVNGRPLPEVVRQRIVDLAHQGVRPCDISRQLRVSHGCVSKILGSRYYETGSIRPGVIGGSKPKVATPKVVEKIGDYKRQNPTMFAWEIRDRLLAEGVCDNDTVPSVSSINRIIRTKVQQPFNLPMDSCVATKSLSPGHTLIPSSAVTPPESPQSDSLGSTYSINGLLGIAQPGSDSKRKMDDSDQDSCRLSIDSQSSSSGPRKHLRTDAFSQHHLEPLECPFERQHYPEAYASPSHTKGEQVSSQGLYPLPLLNSAALDDGKATLTPSNTPLGRNLSTHQTYPVVADPHSPFAIKQETPEVSSSSSTPSSLSSSAFLDLQQVGSGVPAGASVPPFNAFPHAASVYGQFTGQALLSGREMVGPTLPGYPPHIPTSGQGSYASSAIAGMVAGSEYSGNAYSHTPYSSYGEAWRFPNSSLLSSPYYYSSTSRPSAPPTTATAFDHL, via the exons GCCACGGAGGGCTGAACCAGCTGGGAGGAGCCTTTGTGAACGGCCGACCCCTGCCGGAAGTGGTGCGTCAACGCATCGTGGACCTGGCCCACCAGGGCGTGCGGCCCTGTGACATCTCCCGCCAGCTCCGAGTCAGCCATGGCTGTGTCAGCAAAATCCTCGGCAG TAGGTACTACGAGACTGGCAGCATCCGGCCTGGAGTGATAGGGGGCTCCAAGCCCAAGGTGGCCACCCCCAAGGTGGTGGAGAAGATTGGAGACTACAAGCGGCAGAACCCCACCATGTTTGCCTGGGAGATCCGAGACCGGCTCCTGGCGGAGGGTGTCTGTGACAATGACACTGTGCCCAGTGTCAGCTCCATCAATAG AATCATCCGGACCAAAGTGCAGCAACCGTTCAACCTCCCCATGGACAGCTGCGTGGCCACCAAGTCCCTGAGCCCAGGACATACGCTGA TCCCCAGCTCGGCTGTAACCCCCCCAGAGTCACCCCAGTCAGACTCTCTGGGCTCCACCTACTCCATCAACGGGCTCCTGGGGATCGCTCAGCCGGGCAGCGACAGCAAGAGGAAAATGGACGACA GTGACCAGGACAGCTGCCGGCTGAGCATCGACTCCCAGAGCAGCAGCAGCGGGCCCCGCAAGCACCTGCGCACGGACGCCTTCAGCCAGCACCACCTGGAGCCGCTCGAGTGCCCCTTTGAGCGGCAGCACTACCCGGAGGCCTATGCCTCCCCCAGCCACACCAAAGGCGAGCAGGTGAGCAGCCAG GGTCTCTACCCGCTGCCCTTGCTCAACAGCGCCGCCCTGGACGACGGCAAGGCCACCCTGACCCCTTCCAACACACCCTTGGGGCGCAACCTCTCGACTCACCAGACCTACCCGGTGGTGGCAG ATCCTCATTCACCCTTCGCCATAAAGCAGGAAACCCCCGAGGTGTCCAGTTCTAGCTCCACCCCTTCCTCTTTATCTAGCTCCGCCTTTTTGGATCTGCAGCAAGTCGGCTCCGGGGTCCCAGCCGGTGCCTCGGTCCCGCCCTTCAATGCCTTTCCCCATGCTGCCTCCGTGTACGGGCAGTTCACGGGCCAGGCCCTCCTCTCAG GGAGAGAGATGGTGGGACCCACACTGCCCGGATACCCACCCCACATCCCCACCAGTGGACAGGGCAGCTATGCCTCTTCTGCCATCGCGGGCATGGTGGCAG GAAGCGAATACTCTGGCAATGCCTACAGCCACACCCCGTACTCCTCCTACGGCGAGGCCTGGCGCTTCCCCAACTCCAGCTTGCTGA GTTCCCCGTATTATTACAGTTCCACATCAAGGCCAAGTGCGCCACCCACCACCGCCACGGCCTTTGACCATCTGTAG
- the PAX8 gene encoding paired box protein Pax-8 isoform X3 gives MEPLRLLALQDSEEPMFSPSPPAHQPLVSPGVQTGFRTRPHLTSGHGGLNQLGGAFVNGRPLPEVVRQRIVDLAHQGVRPCDISRQLRVSHGCVSKILGSRYYETGSIRPGVIGGSKPKVATPKVVEKIGDYKRQNPTMFAWEIRDRLLAEGVCDNDTVPSVSSINRIIRTKVQQPFNLPMDSCVATKSLSPGHTLIPSSAVTPPESPQSDSLGSTYSINGLLGIAQPGSDSKRKMDDSDQDSCRLSIDSQSSSSGPRKHLRTDAFSQHHLEPLECPFERQHYPEAYASPSHTKGEQGLYPLPLLNSAALDDGKATLTPSNTPLGRNLSTHQTYPVVADPHSPFAIKQETPEVSSSSSTPSSLSSSAFLDLQQVGSGVPAGASVPPFNAFPHAASVYGQFTGQALLSGREMVGPTLPGYPPHIPTSGQGSYASSAIAGMVAGSEYSGNAYSHTPYSSYGEAWRFPNSSLLSSPYYYSSTSRPSAPPTTATAFDHL, from the exons GCCACGGAGGGCTGAACCAGCTGGGAGGAGCCTTTGTGAACGGCCGACCCCTGCCGGAAGTGGTGCGTCAACGCATCGTGGACCTGGCCCACCAGGGCGTGCGGCCCTGTGACATCTCCCGCCAGCTCCGAGTCAGCCATGGCTGTGTCAGCAAAATCCTCGGCAG TAGGTACTACGAGACTGGCAGCATCCGGCCTGGAGTGATAGGGGGCTCCAAGCCCAAGGTGGCCACCCCCAAGGTGGTGGAGAAGATTGGAGACTACAAGCGGCAGAACCCCACCATGTTTGCCTGGGAGATCCGAGACCGGCTCCTGGCGGAGGGTGTCTGTGACAATGACACTGTGCCCAGTGTCAGCTCCATCAATAG AATCATCCGGACCAAAGTGCAGCAACCGTTCAACCTCCCCATGGACAGCTGCGTGGCCACCAAGTCCCTGAGCCCAGGACATACGCTGA TCCCCAGCTCGGCTGTAACCCCCCCAGAGTCACCCCAGTCAGACTCTCTGGGCTCCACCTACTCCATCAACGGGCTCCTGGGGATCGCTCAGCCGGGCAGCGACAGCAAGAGGAAAATGGACGACA GTGACCAGGACAGCTGCCGGCTGAGCATCGACTCCCAGAGCAGCAGCAGCGGGCCCCGCAAGCACCTGCGCACGGACGCCTTCAGCCAGCACCACCTGGAGCCGCTCGAGTGCCCCTTTGAGCGGCAGCACTACCCGGAGGCCTATGCCTCCCCCAGCCACACCAAAGGCGAGCAG GGTCTCTACCCGCTGCCCTTGCTCAACAGCGCCGCCCTGGACGACGGCAAGGCCACCCTGACCCCTTCCAACACACCCTTGGGGCGCAACCTCTCGACTCACCAGACCTACCCGGTGGTGGCAG ATCCTCATTCACCCTTCGCCATAAAGCAGGAAACCCCCGAGGTGTCCAGTTCTAGCTCCACCCCTTCCTCTTTATCTAGCTCCGCCTTTTTGGATCTGCAGCAAGTCGGCTCCGGGGTCCCAGCCGGTGCCTCGGTCCCGCCCTTCAATGCCTTTCCCCATGCTGCCTCCGTGTACGGGCAGTTCACGGGCCAGGCCCTCCTCTCAG GGAGAGAGATGGTGGGACCCACACTGCCCGGATACCCACCCCACATCCCCACCAGTGGACAGGGCAGCTATGCCTCTTCTGCCATCGCGGGCATGGTGGCAG GAAGCGAATACTCTGGCAATGCCTACAGCCACACCCCGTACTCCTCCTACGGCGAGGCCTGGCGCTTCCCCAACTCCAGCTTGCTGA GTTCCCCGTATTATTACAGTTCCACATCAAGGCCAAGTGCGCCACCCACCACCGCCACGGCCTTTGACCATCTGTAG
- the PAX8 gene encoding paired box protein Pax-8 isoform X2, whose amino-acid sequence MEPLRLLALQDSEEPMFSPSPPAHQPLVSPGVQTGFRTRPHLTSGHGGLNQLGGAFVNGRPLPEVVRQRIVDLAHQGVRPCDISRQLRVSHGCVSKILGRYYETGSIRPGVIGGSKPKVATPKVVEKIGDYKRQNPTMFAWEIRDRLLAEGVCDNDTVPSVSSINRIIRTKVQQPFNLPMDSCVATKSLSPGHTLIPSSAVTPPESPQSDSLGSTYSINGLLGIAQPGSDSKRKMDDSDQDSCRLSIDSQSSSSGPRKHLRTDAFSQHHLEPLECPFERQHYPEAYASPSHTKGEQVSSQGLYPLPLLNSAALDDGKATLTPSNTPLGRNLSTHQTYPVVADPHSPFAIKQETPEVSSSSSTPSSLSSSAFLDLQQVGSGVPAGASVPPFNAFPHAASVYGQFTGQALLSGREMVGPTLPGYPPHIPTSGQGSYASSAIAGMVAGSEYSGNAYSHTPYSSYGEAWRFPNSSLLSSPYYYSSTSRPSAPPTTATAFDHL is encoded by the exons GCCACGGAGGGCTGAACCAGCTGGGAGGAGCCTTTGTGAACGGCCGACCCCTGCCGGAAGTGGTGCGTCAACGCATCGTGGACCTGGCCCACCAGGGCGTGCGGCCCTGTGACATCTCCCGCCAGCTCCGAGTCAGCCATGGCTGTGTCAGCAAAATCCTCGGCAG GTACTACGAGACTGGCAGCATCCGGCCTGGAGTGATAGGGGGCTCCAAGCCCAAGGTGGCCACCCCCAAGGTGGTGGAGAAGATTGGAGACTACAAGCGGCAGAACCCCACCATGTTTGCCTGGGAGATCCGAGACCGGCTCCTGGCGGAGGGTGTCTGTGACAATGACACTGTGCCCAGTGTCAGCTCCATCAATAG AATCATCCGGACCAAAGTGCAGCAACCGTTCAACCTCCCCATGGACAGCTGCGTGGCCACCAAGTCCCTGAGCCCAGGACATACGCTGA TCCCCAGCTCGGCTGTAACCCCCCCAGAGTCACCCCAGTCAGACTCTCTGGGCTCCACCTACTCCATCAACGGGCTCCTGGGGATCGCTCAGCCGGGCAGCGACAGCAAGAGGAAAATGGACGACA GTGACCAGGACAGCTGCCGGCTGAGCATCGACTCCCAGAGCAGCAGCAGCGGGCCCCGCAAGCACCTGCGCACGGACGCCTTCAGCCAGCACCACCTGGAGCCGCTCGAGTGCCCCTTTGAGCGGCAGCACTACCCGGAGGCCTATGCCTCCCCCAGCCACACCAAAGGCGAGCAGGTGAGCAGCCAG GGTCTCTACCCGCTGCCCTTGCTCAACAGCGCCGCCCTGGACGACGGCAAGGCCACCCTGACCCCTTCCAACACACCCTTGGGGCGCAACCTCTCGACTCACCAGACCTACCCGGTGGTGGCAG ATCCTCATTCACCCTTCGCCATAAAGCAGGAAACCCCCGAGGTGTCCAGTTCTAGCTCCACCCCTTCCTCTTTATCTAGCTCCGCCTTTTTGGATCTGCAGCAAGTCGGCTCCGGGGTCCCAGCCGGTGCCTCGGTCCCGCCCTTCAATGCCTTTCCCCATGCTGCCTCCGTGTACGGGCAGTTCACGGGCCAGGCCCTCCTCTCAG GGAGAGAGATGGTGGGACCCACACTGCCCGGATACCCACCCCACATCCCCACCAGTGGACAGGGCAGCTATGCCTCTTCTGCCATCGCGGGCATGGTGGCAG GAAGCGAATACTCTGGCAATGCCTACAGCCACACCCCGTACTCCTCCTACGGCGAGGCCTGGCGCTTCCCCAACTCCAGCTTGCTGA GTTCCCCGTATTATTACAGTTCCACATCAAGGCCAAGTGCGCCACCCACCACCGCCACGGCCTTTGACCATCTGTAG
- the PAX8 gene encoding paired box protein Pax-8 isoform X4, translating into MEPLRLLALQDSEEPMFSPSPPAHQPLVSPGVQTGFRTRPHLTSGHGGLNQLGGAFVNGRPLPEVVRQRIVDLAHQGVRPCDISRQLRVSHGCVSKILGRYYETGSIRPGVIGGSKPKVATPKVVEKIGDYKRQNPTMFAWEIRDRLLAEGVCDNDTVPSVSSINRIIRTKVQQPFNLPMDSCVATKSLSPGHTLIPSSAVTPPESPQSDSLGSTYSINGLLGIAQPGSDSKRKMDDSDQDSCRLSIDSQSSSSGPRKHLRTDAFSQHHLEPLECPFERQHYPEAYASPSHTKGEQGLYPLPLLNSAALDDGKATLTPSNTPLGRNLSTHQTYPVVADPHSPFAIKQETPEVSSSSSTPSSLSSSAFLDLQQVGSGVPAGASVPPFNAFPHAASVYGQFTGQALLSGREMVGPTLPGYPPHIPTSGQGSYASSAIAGMVAGSEYSGNAYSHTPYSSYGEAWRFPNSSLLSSPYYYSSTSRPSAPPTTATAFDHL; encoded by the exons GCCACGGAGGGCTGAACCAGCTGGGAGGAGCCTTTGTGAACGGCCGACCCCTGCCGGAAGTGGTGCGTCAACGCATCGTGGACCTGGCCCACCAGGGCGTGCGGCCCTGTGACATCTCCCGCCAGCTCCGAGTCAGCCATGGCTGTGTCAGCAAAATCCTCGGCAG GTACTACGAGACTGGCAGCATCCGGCCTGGAGTGATAGGGGGCTCCAAGCCCAAGGTGGCCACCCCCAAGGTGGTGGAGAAGATTGGAGACTACAAGCGGCAGAACCCCACCATGTTTGCCTGGGAGATCCGAGACCGGCTCCTGGCGGAGGGTGTCTGTGACAATGACACTGTGCCCAGTGTCAGCTCCATCAATAG AATCATCCGGACCAAAGTGCAGCAACCGTTCAACCTCCCCATGGACAGCTGCGTGGCCACCAAGTCCCTGAGCCCAGGACATACGCTGA TCCCCAGCTCGGCTGTAACCCCCCCAGAGTCACCCCAGTCAGACTCTCTGGGCTCCACCTACTCCATCAACGGGCTCCTGGGGATCGCTCAGCCGGGCAGCGACAGCAAGAGGAAAATGGACGACA GTGACCAGGACAGCTGCCGGCTGAGCATCGACTCCCAGAGCAGCAGCAGCGGGCCCCGCAAGCACCTGCGCACGGACGCCTTCAGCCAGCACCACCTGGAGCCGCTCGAGTGCCCCTTTGAGCGGCAGCACTACCCGGAGGCCTATGCCTCCCCCAGCCACACCAAAGGCGAGCAG GGTCTCTACCCGCTGCCCTTGCTCAACAGCGCCGCCCTGGACGACGGCAAGGCCACCCTGACCCCTTCCAACACACCCTTGGGGCGCAACCTCTCGACTCACCAGACCTACCCGGTGGTGGCAG ATCCTCATTCACCCTTCGCCATAAAGCAGGAAACCCCCGAGGTGTCCAGTTCTAGCTCCACCCCTTCCTCTTTATCTAGCTCCGCCTTTTTGGATCTGCAGCAAGTCGGCTCCGGGGTCCCAGCCGGTGCCTCGGTCCCGCCCTTCAATGCCTTTCCCCATGCTGCCTCCGTGTACGGGCAGTTCACGGGCCAGGCCCTCCTCTCAG GGAGAGAGATGGTGGGACCCACACTGCCCGGATACCCACCCCACATCCCCACCAGTGGACAGGGCAGCTATGCCTCTTCTGCCATCGCGGGCATGGTGGCAG GAAGCGAATACTCTGGCAATGCCTACAGCCACACCCCGTACTCCTCCTACGGCGAGGCCTGGCGCTTCCCCAACTCCAGCTTGCTGA GTTCCCCGTATTATTACAGTTCCACATCAAGGCCAAGTGCGCCACCCACCACCGCCACGGCCTTTGACCATCTGTAG
- the PAX8 gene encoding paired box protein Pax-8 isoform X7 encodes MEPLRLLALQDSEEPMFSPSPPAHQPLVSPGVQTGFRTRPHLTSGHGGLNQLGGAFVNGRPLPEVVRQRIVDLAHQGVRPCDISRQLRVSHGCVSKILGSRYYETGSIRPGVIGGSKPKVATPKVVEKIGDYKRQNPTMFAWEIRDRLLAEGVCDNDTVPSVSSINRIIRTKVQQPFNLPMDSCVATKSLSPGHTLIPSSAVTPPESPQSDSLGSTYSINGLLGIAQPGSDSKRKMDDSDQDSCRLSIDSQSSSSGPRKHLRTDAFSQHHLEPLECPFERQHYPEAYASPSHTKGEQVSSQGLYPLPLLNSAALDDGKATLTPSNTPLGRNLSTHQTYPVVAAPPFWICSKSAPGSQPVPRSRPSMPFPMLPPCTGSSRARPSSQGERWWDPHCPDTHPTSPPVDRAAMPLLPSRAWWQEANTLAMPTATPRTPPTARPGASPTPAC; translated from the exons GCCACGGAGGGCTGAACCAGCTGGGAGGAGCCTTTGTGAACGGCCGACCCCTGCCGGAAGTGGTGCGTCAACGCATCGTGGACCTGGCCCACCAGGGCGTGCGGCCCTGTGACATCTCCCGCCAGCTCCGAGTCAGCCATGGCTGTGTCAGCAAAATCCTCGGCAG TAGGTACTACGAGACTGGCAGCATCCGGCCTGGAGTGATAGGGGGCTCCAAGCCCAAGGTGGCCACCCCCAAGGTGGTGGAGAAGATTGGAGACTACAAGCGGCAGAACCCCACCATGTTTGCCTGGGAGATCCGAGACCGGCTCCTGGCGGAGGGTGTCTGTGACAATGACACTGTGCCCAGTGTCAGCTCCATCAATAG AATCATCCGGACCAAAGTGCAGCAACCGTTCAACCTCCCCATGGACAGCTGCGTGGCCACCAAGTCCCTGAGCCCAGGACATACGCTGA TCCCCAGCTCGGCTGTAACCCCCCCAGAGTCACCCCAGTCAGACTCTCTGGGCTCCACCTACTCCATCAACGGGCTCCTGGGGATCGCTCAGCCGGGCAGCGACAGCAAGAGGAAAATGGACGACA GTGACCAGGACAGCTGCCGGCTGAGCATCGACTCCCAGAGCAGCAGCAGCGGGCCCCGCAAGCACCTGCGCACGGACGCCTTCAGCCAGCACCACCTGGAGCCGCTCGAGTGCCCCTTTGAGCGGCAGCACTACCCGGAGGCCTATGCCTCCCCCAGCCACACCAAAGGCGAGCAGGTGAGCAGCCAG GGTCTCTACCCGCTGCCCTTGCTCAACAGCGCCGCCCTGGACGACGGCAAGGCCACCCTGACCCCTTCCAACACACCCTTGGGGCGCAACCTCTCGACTCACCAGACCTACCCGGTGGTGGCAG CTCCGCCTTTTTGGATCTGCAGCAAGTCGGCTCCGGGGTCCCAGCCGGTGCCTCGGTCCCGCCCTTCAATGCCTTTCCCCATGCTGCCTCCGTGTACGGGCAGTTCACGGGCCAGGCCCTCCTCTCAG GGAGAGAGATGGTGGGACCCACACTGCCCGGATACCCACCCCACATCCCCACCAGTGGACAGGGCAGCTATGCCTCTTCTGCCATCGCGGGCATGGTGGCAG GAAGCGAATACTCTGGCAATGCCTACAGCCACACCCCGTACTCCTCCTACGGCGAGGCCTGGCGCTTCCCCAACTCCAGCTTGCTGA
- the PAX8 gene encoding paired box protein Pax-8 isoform X8, with protein MEPLRLLALQDSEEPMFSPSPPAHQPLVSPGVQTGFRTRPHLTSGHGGLNQLGGAFVNGRPLPEVVRQRIVDLAHQGVRPCDISRQLRVSHGCVSKILGRYYETGSIRPGVIGGSKPKVATPKVVEKIGDYKRQNPTMFAWEIRDRLLAEGVCDNDTVPSVSSINRIIRTKVQQPFNLPMDSCVATKSLSPGHTLIPSSAVTPPESPQSDSLGSTYSINGLLGIAQPGSDSKRKMDDSDQDSCRLSIDSQSSSSGPRKHLRTDAFSQHHLEPLECPFERQHYPEAYASPSHTKGEQGLYPLPLLNSAALDDGKATLTPSNTPLGRNLSTHQTYPVVAAPPFWICSKSAPGSQPVPRSRPSMPFPMLPPCTGSSRARPSSQGERWWDPHCPDTHPTSPPVDRAAMPLLPSRAWWQEANTLAMPTATPRTPPTARPGASPTPAC; from the exons GCCACGGAGGGCTGAACCAGCTGGGAGGAGCCTTTGTGAACGGCCGACCCCTGCCGGAAGTGGTGCGTCAACGCATCGTGGACCTGGCCCACCAGGGCGTGCGGCCCTGTGACATCTCCCGCCAGCTCCGAGTCAGCCATGGCTGTGTCAGCAAAATCCTCGGCAG GTACTACGAGACTGGCAGCATCCGGCCTGGAGTGATAGGGGGCTCCAAGCCCAAGGTGGCCACCCCCAAGGTGGTGGAGAAGATTGGAGACTACAAGCGGCAGAACCCCACCATGTTTGCCTGGGAGATCCGAGACCGGCTCCTGGCGGAGGGTGTCTGTGACAATGACACTGTGCCCAGTGTCAGCTCCATCAATAG AATCATCCGGACCAAAGTGCAGCAACCGTTCAACCTCCCCATGGACAGCTGCGTGGCCACCAAGTCCCTGAGCCCAGGACATACGCTGA TCCCCAGCTCGGCTGTAACCCCCCCAGAGTCACCCCAGTCAGACTCTCTGGGCTCCACCTACTCCATCAACGGGCTCCTGGGGATCGCTCAGCCGGGCAGCGACAGCAAGAGGAAAATGGACGACA GTGACCAGGACAGCTGCCGGCTGAGCATCGACTCCCAGAGCAGCAGCAGCGGGCCCCGCAAGCACCTGCGCACGGACGCCTTCAGCCAGCACCACCTGGAGCCGCTCGAGTGCCCCTTTGAGCGGCAGCACTACCCGGAGGCCTATGCCTCCCCCAGCCACACCAAAGGCGAGCAG GGTCTCTACCCGCTGCCCTTGCTCAACAGCGCCGCCCTGGACGACGGCAAGGCCACCCTGACCCCTTCCAACACACCCTTGGGGCGCAACCTCTCGACTCACCAGACCTACCCGGTGGTGGCAG CTCCGCCTTTTTGGATCTGCAGCAAGTCGGCTCCGGGGTCCCAGCCGGTGCCTCGGTCCCGCCCTTCAATGCCTTTCCCCATGCTGCCTCCGTGTACGGGCAGTTCACGGGCCAGGCCCTCCTCTCAG GGAGAGAGATGGTGGGACCCACACTGCCCGGATACCCACCCCACATCCCCACCAGTGGACAGGGCAGCTATGCCTCTTCTGCCATCGCGGGCATGGTGGCAG GAAGCGAATACTCTGGCAATGCCTACAGCCACACCCCGTACTCCTCCTACGGCGAGGCCTGGCGCTTCCCCAACTCCAGCTTGCTGA